One window of Triticum dicoccoides isolate Atlit2015 ecotype Zavitan chromosome 5A, WEW_v2.0, whole genome shotgun sequence genomic DNA carries:
- the LOC119298815 gene encoding ATP-dependent RNA helicase DEAH12, chloroplastic-like yields MEERLYDAGDGSAGNPSAEDAAGNPRGEDVAANSRGEDDFRSCCGDEEEWEDTEESFMAGVSEAELDETSVRLFFKGVSSSDVDGKKLSGIGVVMERTPGVPLHRVQKKLDFYVDELVAEHLALMDGLLVALQKGIRKIFAFTNSEKLYFQIAEAEILEDQLLVALGHRILELVEKLEDFDLILLPSFELERPLKLAKEAIGIVYVSPYEVATCPLCCEERRGSHMIKVGCSHKFCYSCLIVYVEGRLHASKLPIRCPQLRCKYHISAGECKSFLPVSSYESLERAFAVGGSTYDMEGFYCPYPNCSVSLDLSQHFSRASSSSQSDLNCIECPECHRDICINCGVPWHIMMGCDEYQSLPVEEGGAGDLSLHRLAQNNSWRRCQRCRRMIELTQGCFHMTCWCGHEFCYSCGAEYNNGVQACQCVFWDEDNAEPSAAQSCQASEIWAWDTFDCMPTAADGYSEQERAQLALIQRFLAGGFSLSGDHHHLSQQSSPPRCAADSYIVDTMKDLHQLPWLERFVSVMSDTYNDDYIQ; encoded by the exons ATGGAGGAGAGGCTGTATGATGCCGGCGATGGCTCCGCTGGCAATCCGAGCGCTGAGGATGCCGCTGGCAATCCGAGAGGTGAGGACGTCGCTGCCAACTCGAGAGGCGAGGACGACTTCAGGAGCTGCTGTGGGGACGAGGAGGAGTGGGAGGACACGGAGGAGTCCTTCATGGCCGGCGTCTCCGAAGCGGAGCTCGACGAGACTTCAGTGCGGCTCTTCTTCAAGGGTGTGTCGAGCTCGGACGTGGATGGGAAGAAGCTGTCCGGGATCGGCGTGGTGATGGAGAGGACACCTGGGGTGCCTCTTCACAGGGTGCAGAAGAAGCTGGATTTCTATGTGGATGAGCTGGTGGCTGAGCACTTGGCACTCATGGATGGCCTGTTGGTGGCATTGCAGAAGGGCATACGCAAGATCTTCGCCTTCACTAATTCAGAGAAGCTATACTTCCAG ATTGCAGAAGCTGAAATTCTTGAAGACCAGCTTTTGGTAGCTTTAGGACACAGGATTCTTGAACTGGTTGAGAAGCTGGAGGATTTTGATCTAATATTGCTTCCTAGCTTTGAACTTGAGAGGCCATTGAAGTTGGCCAAAGAAGCAATAGGCATCGTGTATGTATCTCCCTATGAGGTTGCCACCTGCCCGCTATGCTGCGAGGAAAGACGAGGTTCTCATATGATCAAGGTCGGCTGTTCCCACAAATTTTGCTACAGTTGCTTGATTGTGTATGTTGAAGGCAGGCTGCATGCCTCGAAGCTGCCTATTAGATGCCCACAGTTAAGGTGTAAATATCATATTTCGGCTGGTGAGTGTAAATCATTCCTTCCGGTGAGCAGCTATGAGTCCCTGGAGAGGGCTTTCGCGGTGGGCGGCAGCACCTATGACATGGAGGGGTTCTATTGCCCCTATCCAAACTGTTCGGTTTCGTTAGACCTCAGTCAGCACTTCTCCAGGGCAAGCTCGTCCAGTCAGTCGGACCTCAATTGCATCGAGTGCCCGGAATGCCACAGAGATATCTGTATCAACTGTGGAGTGCCATGGCACATCATGATGGGGTGTGATGAGTACCAGAGCCTGCCTGTCGAGGAAGGAGGTGCAGGGGACCTATCTTTGCATCGGCTAGCACAAAATAATAGTTGGAGGCGATGTCAGAGATGTCGACGGATGATTGAACTAACGCAGGGCTGCTTCCACATGACTTGCTG GTGTGGCCATGAGTTCTGCTACTCCTGTGGCGCCGAGTACAACAACGGCGTACAGGCATGCCAGTGCGTATTCTGGGACGAAGACAACGCTGAGCCCTCGGCGGCGCAGTCCTGCCAGGCATCTGAGATCTGGGCGTGGGACACCTTCGACTGCATGCCCACGGCCGCCGACGGCTACTCGGAGCAGGAGCGGGCGCAGCTGGCGCTCATCCAGCGGTTCCTGGCGGGGGGTTTCAGCCTgagcggcgaccaccaccacctgagCCAGCAGTCGTCGCCGCCCCGCTGCGCGGCGGACTCGTACATCGTCGACACCATGAAGGACCTCCACCAGCTGCCGTGGCTCGAGCGGTTCGTGTCGGTGATGAGCGACACCTACAACGACGACTACATCCAGTGA
- the LOC119298818 gene encoding protein FERTILITY RESTORER RF2, mitochondrial-like: protein MVAMSTLAAGSLPGTVVPNGLLTRRFQGSQFQKTQVNRISFEREVSTKATLRSVKCSAQTQSVQRKSSTATVKRSDPKGKVQGPKLDDGSGGFPPFRFGKGGGGGGGGGGGNSYFGGFLLFTIVLLLDYLKEFEKYLLARKHRAGDDDDAGYDTSGGMLGQSP from the exons ATGGTGGCCATGTCAACGCTTGCAGCTGGATCGTTGCCGGGAACTGTGGTCCCCAATGGTCTTTTAACAAGGAGGTTTCAAG GTTCACAATTTCAGAAAACTCAAGTTAACCGCATCTCATTTGAACGGGAAGTTTCTACTAAAGCAACACTGAGG AGTGTAAAATGCAGTGCTCAAACCCAAAGTGTTCAGCGCAAATCTTCAACCGCGACTGTCAAACGATCTGACCCCAAAG GAAAGGTTCAAGGACCTAAGTTGGACGATGGAAGCGGTGGGTTCCCTCCGTTCCGTTTCGGcaaaggaggcggcggaggtggaggcggtgggggTGGTAACAGCTACTTTGGCGGGTTCCTCCTCTTCACTATCGTGCTGCTCCTGGATTACCTCAAGGAGTTTGAGAAGTACCTGCTCGCTCGAAAGCATCGTGCCGGAGACGACGATGACGCGGGCTACGACACGAGCGGTGGGATGCTAGGACAATCACCATGA